From Spiroplasma endosymbiont of Amphimallon solstitiale:
TAAGTTTTGATTTAATAATCTACAAACTCTATGTACAGTTGATTTACTATAATCAATGGCTTTTGCTATTTTACGAATCGAAAATCCATAACTTTTATATTCTTTTATTGCTATTATTGATTCAATAGTCAGATACTTATACATTGTGCTAATTCCTTTCTTTTCTTAATTATAGAATTAACACAATTTAATTTTTATATAAGTGTCCTTTTTAATTTTACAATTCAGGTAATTCTAGTAAATATAATTAAATGACTAGAAAGAGTGAGTTACAGATGGCTAAAAAACAAAATATTAATAATAATGATCCAATATCAAAAGCAGTAGATTTATTATTAGAAAATACTGAAGATTTAACAACAGTTTTTAAAGAAGGGGGTTTATATAAAGAATTAACAAAACGTTTAGTTGAAAAAATGTTGAATTCTGAAATGCAAAATTATTTAGGATATGAAAAAAATCAACATAGTAATACTGAAAATGCTCGTAATGGTACAAGTTCAAAAAAATTAATAACTCAACAAGGTAAAATTGAGATTGATGTACCAAGAGATCGCAATAGTGATTTTACTCCTGTAATAGTTGCAAAAAGACAGCGAAGATTTGATGGTTTTGATCAACAAGTGCTTTCACTATATGCAAAAGGTATGACTCTATCTGACATTAGAATGCAGTTACAAGAGTTATATCATGGTGCTGATATTAGTGAAAGTGTTATTAGTCAAATTACTGATGATGTTATTGATGATGTCAAAGCATGACAAAATCGACCATTAGAAAGTATTTATCCTATTGTTTACTTTGATTGTATAGTAGTTAAAGTAAGACAAGATAAACGCATTATTAACAAATCAGTTTATATAGCATTAGTAGTTGATTTAGAAGGCAAAAAAGATGTTTTAGGCTTATGAATTAGTGAAAATGAAGGTGCTAAATTTTGATTATCTAATTTGACAGAAATGAAAAATCGAGGCTTAAATGATATTCTTATTGCTTGTAGTGACAATTTAACAGGCATGTCAGAAGCAATACAATCAGTTTATCCTAAAACAGAACATCAATTATGCATTGTTCATCAAATTCGAAATAGTTTAAAATATGTTTCATACAAACATCGAAAAACTTTAGTTACAGATTTAAAGCCAATTTATACTGCATGTAGTGAAGAACAAGCAATGCAAGCTTTAGAATCATTTGAAAGTAAATGAAATAAACAATATCCTCAAATTGCTAAATCTTGATATAAAAATTGAGAAAATTTAATGGTTTTTATTAGTTATCCTGTAGAAATCAAAAGAGTAATTTATACTACAAATGCTATTGAATCTGTTAATAGTCAATTAAGAAAAGTTATCAGAAATAAAAAAGTTTTTCCTAATGATATGTCAGTTTTCAAAATATTTTATTTAGCAATTGAAAATATAACAAAAAAATGAACATTGCCTATTCAAAATTGAAATACAGCAATTGCTCATTTTATGATAAAATTTGAAGACAGAATTAATCTAAACTAGTACTTTGTAAAACAAAGATACACAGATTTCTAAAAAGCCTCGATAACAAAATTGCTGGTGTACCAATACAAACCTTTAATGATAGTGTTAATATAGTAATTTTATCAGTTCAACATGCTAAATTGATTACTATTTATAGTGGAAAAGGTAATTTAAAAGGTAATGTATGAAAATTAGAAGAATTACAGGAATAAGGTTATGTTTTTTAAAATTATAAAAATTATTTTAGGTTTAATTGGAGTGTTATTATCTTCTGCAACTGCGGGTTTAATTATATTTATTATTGTAAAAATTATATTAAAAATTAATCAAATTTTTTAAAAAGGTGGTGAATATTATGCTAGGTAGATTTTTAAGAAGAGATAAAAGTACTAATAATGAAGAAAAAACTAAATTAACTTTTTTAAAAGGTAAAAGTACACATGCTTCTATTTTAAGTTATTTTGGTTTTAATGATTTTAACCATGAAACATATTTTACTGATTTTGTAGCAGAAAATAATGCTAATTTATATAATGCTCCATTAGAAATTAATAATGAAACTATTAAACAATATTTAATTCAACAAGAATTTTATAGAAAAAATTGAAATTCTATTTTTAAATTAAGTAAATTAGGAATTAGTGGTTATTTAATTTATATTGCTAATGATAATTTATATTTTCAAGTAATAGATATACAACAAAGAGTTTATGATATTACTGGTAAATTAATTCAATGTACTATTTTTTATGATAATTATGAACAAAATGCACAAACTGTAAGATTATTTGAAGTTTATACATTAAATAATGAACAAGTAACAATTAATCGTGCAATTTATAGTATTAGTGATAATAAAAAACAATTTCCATTAGATTTTAAAACATATATTAATAATCCTAATTTATCACAAGAACAAACATTAAATATTAACTATATACCAATAGCAATTATGCGAAATAAAGCAAATGAGTTAGCAGATTGTGATAAAGTAATGGATAAAATTAAAGCATTAGATGTCATCTTTGAACAAATTGTTTTAGATACTATTTTAAACTCACCAAAGTTTATTTTTAGTCAAACTTATGGTAATGTTCAATCTTTAATGGAAGATGCAGTAAGAACTTTGGTTACTAAAAACTACATATTTAAAAGTGGTGGCGATAATAACGAACAAAACGAAAATATCAATATGACAAATAGCAACTTTAAAGGTAAAAACTTAACTGATATATATGATTGATTAATTAATGAAATATCTAAACGTTGTGGTATTCATATTCCAAGTCAAAAGAAATCTGCACAACAATCAGTACCCGAAAGTACAGCAGTTAATATTTCAACTATTAATTATATTGAACAAAAATTATGACAATTTAATATTGATATTCTTAAATTTATTCAATTATTAGTAATTTTAGATAAAGATTTATTAAATAGTCAAACATTTAATATTAATGATGATGAAACAATTAATAACATAACTGTTAAATTAAAATTATTTAACCCCGAAAATAACCAATTAATAGGAGAAAACAATGGACAACAACAAACCACAAACCAAGTTTCCACAGAAACAGAAGCAAACTAAACTTAATCAAGCAGAAATAGAAAATGATTATTTAATTGATAATATTCCTTATGACTTTACTAATATGATGAGAGCTACTAGTGACCCTGATATTAATAGAGCATATGATGAATTTAAAAAAAGAACAATTTACATTTATGAAATTGAACGTTTATTTAAAAATAATGAAAATAATAGTTTAAGATTTTCAGCAAATACCATTAAAATCGGTTTTATTGATATTGATAAAGTATTAAAAACTACTGCTGTTGAAACATCGGACTTTACTATGCAATTAAATCAAAGAGCAAGTACTAATATTAATGATAATACAATTGAATATAGTATGACTGATATTAAAAACTTAATTTTTCAAGAAATAAATTTATTAAATCAATTTAAGTTATATGCTGTTTCTATTAATGAACCATTATCTGAAAATAATATTGATAATTTATATATTATTAATAATTATTCTCAACCTTATCAAAATCCTAAAACAAGAAGCACTAAAAGTATTACTATTATTAAAATTAAAGATTTTAAAACAAGAGATGGTTATCCAATTATCATTAAATTACAAAAACCATTAGATAAAGATACAAAAGTAACGGGTTTAAAAATTAAAGCACCTAGAAGCATGATTTTTGGCAATATAAAGGTACTTGGTGAAGTTGATAATATGGAAGTATACCCAAAGTTATTTATCAAAGATAAGATAGCATTTCCGCTGTTATCAATGCCTATTGAAACTCAACCAAAAGTTAGAATATTAGAACAATGATTTAGTGAACAAATCTTACCTTGAAAATTAGCAAAACAATTTATAGGAGAAGAAAAATCAGTTTTAGATTTAATTGCTATTGGCGGTGGTAAAGAAACAAGAAAAGAAATTATTAATAATGCAAGAATAACTAATGCTTGATTAGGTTATGAATTTGGTACTATTTATGACGGTAAATGACCATTAAAAAAACAAAAAGAATTAAAAGATAAAGAAGTTTGAGATTTTGCGGGTGAAAGTCAATTTTTTCAATATGTTGCAACTAATAATAAATTTGATGATATTGAAATAGAAATAAATGATAAACCACCAATTGATAGTTTACAACAACTATTATTAGATATGCTAACTTATACATATACTTATAATCGAAACTTTGATGGAATATCTTTTAAACAAGGTGATGAAAATTTTGATATTACAAAACTACGTGCTAAATTTGAAGGACAAAAACCTGAGGATGTTATTACTAATTTATTCAAACAATGAAAATTAGATTATCCAAATTATTTGAATTTACCACAAATTCAAATATTTAAACAAATAGTGATTATGATATCAACTAATATTTATTCAAACTTATCAATTAATAAAGGTTTAAACGATGATTATAAACTATTATTACCATATTATTTTGAACTAAAATCAAATCCTATACATTCTACACCAGATAAAGTTTGAGAATTTAAAGATGTAAAGGTAATATTAAAATCTGAATATTTTGATTTTAAAGATATAAATAATATTAAATTAAAAAGTAATGACATTAGTCAAAATGAATTATTTAAACTAGATGATAATCAATTTAACTGACTATCTATAACTAATGAACTTGAAAGTAATAATATTCCGTCATTAATTCCGGAAGATTGAACATTAGGTAATGGTGAATATGGAAAATATTTTACAAGAACAATTATTAATAAAAATAAAATTGAAAATGCTTTAAACTTATATGGTTCAAATAAATCTCAATTATTTTCTAAATTAGAATTTTATAAAGAAATTTTACAAATTGATAATAGTAGTGATTTTGAATTATTAATTGAAAATCCTATTAATAATTTAAATCGGATTGAAATTAGTGGTATATTTGGTGCTGGAAATTATGATTTAATTTTAATAACCGATAAACAAGAAATAAGTTTAACTAATATTAATTTATTTGATAAATATAACGAGAATATTTCATACATTAATTTGGAAATTTAGTTATCAATTAAAATATCCTTTTGGATATTGACCATCTCATTTTAAATCTGTATTAATACGTTTATCTTTATCAAAATACAAATCTATTATGTGTTTATCATTAGTTTTTCTTTCTCATATAGTTGTTCCAGCCCCCCCTCAGTAGACTGTATAGTCATGTCCTAAATATGATTTATAACCATTAGTTTGATTATGTGCTAGTGAACCAATTATTAAACCAGTTACTCCACTTACAGCACCAGTTAGTGCTAATGCTAATGTTATTTTACTTAAATTTGCTTTTATTCATGTTTTCATTTTATTTTCCTTTCTACAAGAATGTTTATGGTTTTATTTTTTGACCTTTTGTAATATTAATTGGTTTAGTTTTTTCTATTTTATTATCAATGCTATTTATGATTTTTTTTGAAAAAACTGGTTCTTTTTTAGTATTTAATAGTAATTCATTACTTTGAGATATTTTTTCATGAAAATATTCCTTTAATTTTGTAGAAAAGTAATGATACATGATAAAGTGTTATTTTTAGAGAATTTTTACACTAAATAATGTTACTTTTAACAAATTTTTAATTAAAAATAATATTTTAAGTGTAAATTGATGAATAATTTTTGGTCATCCATACTTTTCTACATAATTAAAAAAATATTCTATTATATTATTCTGTAATTTTATTTTAGAATTTATTTCTTTATTTCAATCATAAAAATCAATATTTCATATTTTTTTCTTTTCTAAAGAAGATATTTTTTCATAACAATTTTCTATATTTTCCTTAAAATAGTTAATAGATTGTTCTATTTTTTGTTTTTCAAATTTACTCATATTAAATTACTCCTTATTTCTTAATTTTATGTGTAAATTGTACTTAATTTATATTATTTTTACAAGTATGCCTTTTAAACGCAAAATAACGCCTAAATTAAAGGCGTTTATTTTGTAATACCTATACTATTAATGATATTGAAATTATTTATTATATTTTAAATATGAAAGTGGTTTTTAAAATATTTTTTATTTTATTTAAAATAACACTTATATATTTATATAATAATTAAGTAAATTAATTTTTTAAATATATTTACAATAAATTTAAAATTTAAAAAAAGTTAGGAGAAAAAATATGAGTTTTAATTA
This genomic window contains:
- a CDS encoding IS256 family transposase, whose protein sequence is MAKKQNINNNDPISKAVDLLLENTEDLTTVFKEGGLYKELTKRLVEKMLNSEMQNYLGYEKNQHSNTENARNGTSSKKLITQQGKIEIDVPRDRNSDFTPVIVAKRQRRFDGFDQQVLSLYAKGMTLSDIRMQLQELYHGADISESVISQITDDVIDDVKAWQNRPLESIYPIVYFDCIVVKVRQDKRIINKSVYIALVVDLEGKKDVLGLWISENEGAKFWLSNLTEMKNRGLNDILIACSDNLTGMSEAIQSVYPKTEHQLCIVHQIRNSLKYVSYKHRKTLVTDLKPIYTACSEEQAMQALESFESKWNKQYPQIAKSWYKNWENLMVFISYPVEIKRVIYTTNAIESVNSQLRKVIRNKKVFPNDMSVFKIFYLAIENITKKWTLPIQNWNTAIAHFMIKFEDRINLN